The DNA sequence TCACCCGAGGAACTAAAGAAGGCAATAGGAAACGTCATCGATAACGCCCTTAAATTCACCCGACAGAAATATGAGGACGAAGACGGAGGTTTCATATCCGTATCGCTCATAGATGGGCATACTCATTGGCGTATACAGATATCGGACAACGGCGTTGGCATATCGGAGGATATGACCGAAGGCATATACGAGAGGTTCCAAAGGGGATCAGTTTCGCTAAAGGGACGAAGGAAAACGATCGGTTATGGGCTTGGACTCGCCATCACAAAAAACATAATAGAGGCCCATGGTGGTTTAATAGAGCTCACGTCTAAGGCAGAACCTACCACATTTACGATAAGCCTGCCCAAATTGCCCGAAAAAAATCGGGATTAGGGGTTTTCAAATCCCAAAAAAGGATGTACAATCAGGATTGTAATTGAAATTGTGCCGTCATTAGTATACAATAGATCGCCTTAAGGGCGGTCTATTGTGTTTTTTGGCACCTGCGGCTAGGTAAAAATACTTATTTCATAGAGGTAGGTGGTAAGGGATTTAAACTCTTACAAAAGGAGGTTGCGATGATATTGAAGAAATCGCTTCGCGCGAGATACTATATCATGGCAAAGATAGTAACGATATTTTTATTTTTCTCTACCATACTATCCATCGCTACTCCCGGAATTGGTGAGATAAATGACGAAAAATCAAAAGAAAATATCGTTTTTCACGATAAGATCATTCAAACATTGGCAGAAACAGGCAATTCTCCTGAAGATATAATTCGCTGGCAAAAAGAATGCCCCACCTCCACGCTTAGGTTTTTAAGCGAAATGCTTCCAGATGAGCAGGAAATGATAGCATCCCTCGCCAAGTACATCAGAAAGGTCAACCCCAAAATCGCATCCAAGACGTTATGGAGGGAAGCCTGTGCTTTCGCATACTACTCTAAAAAATATGGCGTTCCCAAGGAGCTCCTCATCGCCGTTGCCAAGGCTGAAAGCCACTTCGATCCCAAGGCGACCAGCTCCAAAGGTGCCGTTGGAGTCATGCAGGTAGTGTGGGATACGCACTCTGCTCTACTTTCAGCCAACGGAATAACGTCAAAAAACCACCTAAACGACCCCGAGCTTGGAATAGCCGCCGGTGCATTGTTGCTGTCTCGTTATATTAGGGCTTACGGATCGGAGCATAAGGCATTAGATCGATATTACGGAACGGCATCCGTAAGGTACAAAAATATGATCAACAAAAACATGATGGCACTTGAAAGTTTTCTATAAAAGATACACCCCTAAGCTAAAAATTAGCTTAGGGGTGTATTGGCGACTAACCGCTTATGCCGTTTACTTTACCTTTATCTCCTTAGAACTTTCCCATAATCCATGTATGTTGCAATAGGACATGGCCAAAAGCGTACCGGATTTGTTAAGCTTAACCTTGGCGGTTACGCAGGGCTCGCTGTAAGCTGGGCCAGTATTGGGACCGCCAACATGCTCTCCGTGAGCCGTAAATTCGTAAGAACCAATCTCAAAGGGGAACTTTTCATCCTCCCCCTTAAAGAATAACTTTATCCATCTGATATGATGTTCCGTCGTATTGGGGTGAGGTATTTCCTTGCCCACGCTAACCGTAATAACGAACGCTTCGCCGGAAGCGACCTCATCGGGAGACTCAATGACCGGGATATGCTTTTCACCCTTCCAATCGCCTGACTGCATTAAGGCCTCAAACTTCATATCCAACCCCCTCCTTTTTAAACGTCCTTTTTAAATGCATTTTTATTTTAACACATTTTAAAAAGGAGACCATATCTCATCTTCCGAAGGTCCGCTTCTTACAATATATATTCTACCCCTTGCCCTATCCCACGCGTAAAGGCCCGATCCACCGCGTGGCCTTCCCATAGAATCAAGAAACGTCATATTATATGAAAGAGCGGTATCCACGCTGATATAGCCATATATCTTGCACGCAAAGGGAAGATTTCCGACCATATTGGGAGTAGGCCAGCCCCCAAGGGGAGCCAGAGGAGCTTTAGTCTTTATCTTTTCTATGATGTTTGCCACCTCAACCGGAGCGGTCCGTATGCCATAGATCCTAGCTTCTCTTGATTCGTAAAGGCGCAAAAATAAACTCCTTGCAAGCCAGGGAGCGCCCTTTTCGTCCATCGACAGCAACGAACCTATAGCCACATACACGGCATCTAAGGCAGCCAGTGGTTTTGGGACCATTTGAGGTATCCATAGACCCTCTATCGAACTCCAGAGGGCCGGATCTCCCTGTGGAAATAGTTCACTGATCAGTCTCAATGCAATTGAGGCTCTTTTTTCGTCGTTTAAATCCTTGTTAAATAATGATTCCCACATATCATATTGAGACATATCCTTAGGGGCCTGCTGTAATAGGCGCTCTTGCAGCTTTAAACCGTCGCTTTCTCCGGCTTCCTTGCTCTCGTATAAAGAAACGAGGTCCTCGAACTCCGTTCCATAGGAAGGCTGCGTAAGACAAAGGGACAAAAAGGCAAATATTACGACCAAAACTATCCCTTTAACGACGAAACTTAGATATTTTTTCATGTTCGCCATCTCCTTATCTATGTCTAGCCATTTAACTAAACGAATTAAACCTTTTATTATAAACTACATACAACCTAGACAACCTCTCTATCATATCGTCAGACAGGTTTTTACCCTTAAACCTTTCCTTTGCCCTTTCAACCTCTTGGGCAATATCTTCTTCACTTAAAGGTTTTAATCGGGGAACAGTGCTTGAATGAGACATCTCATCCTTATCGAGAACATTTCCCACATATACCGATATGGAATCTATATTTATGCCCAAGGATAGGGCACGGGAGATTATCTGTCCACTCCTCATATTTATTTCCTGAGCTATCAGAGGTGATGCAGCTATTACCTGAAGCTTCCTCCCCTGAATTTGGATTGGCTTCGACTTATTTGATGCCATGCCAACCAATTCTGCCCATGTTTTTTTGATCCTGTAAAAATCTAACAGATCCTTAAGTTCCTTAGACAATTCCCTTTCAAGCACCTTAGACACGTGCTCTGGAGCTTCTTTCATCCTAAACTTCATGACCTCTTACATCTCTCCTTCGTCTCCAGATACATCCATAAAACCTGTAAGTCCGACGGCGTAACGCCTGATATTCGGCCAGCCTGGCCTAAAGTGCCTGGCATTATCTTTTTTAACTTCTCCCTTCCCTCCGACGATAAGCCAAAGACATCGTCATAATCCATATCACGGGGAATGCGAAGCTGCTCTATCCTCTGCATTTTAGCTGCCAAGGCATTTTCTTTCTGTATGTAACCGGAATACTTAACCTCTATCTCTACTCTTGATTTTACCTCATCGTCAAGGGGCTGTGGCGGAGGGACGATCTTACAGATAAATTTATGGTCTATACCAGGCCTCTTCAACAAATCGTAGGCTAGGATCGGCTCATCTATGGGCTTTTGGCCCAAAGAAAAGAGCAAGTCGTTGACAGCTTGCGACGGGTAAACCCTCACGCTTTTAAGGCGGTCTATTTCATCATCGATAGCCTTCCATTTTCTGGTCAACACATTCCAACGCACATCGTCGATCAGGCCCAAACGCCTGCCTATGGGGGCAAGCCTCCTGTCTGCGTTATCGTGACGCAATAGCAATCTGTATTCACACCTGCTTGTAAGCATCCTGTACGGTTCACGTGTTCCCTTGGTAACTAGGTCATCTATCAATACTCCTATGTAGGCCTCGTGCCTGCCCAGCACAAGGGGCTCTTCGCCTCTTAACTTCAAAACGGCGTTGATGCCTGCAATCAGCCCTTGTGCTGCAGCTTCCTCGTAACCGGAAGTACCGTTTATCTGTCCGGCAAAAAACAGTCCCTCCACCAACTTGGTCTCAAGCCATGGATGAAGCTGGGTTGGTGGAAAATAATCGTATTCAATGGCATAACCAGGTTTAAGGATATGTGCCCTTTCACACCCCGGGATGCTCCTTACCATCTCGACCTGGACGTCGTAGGGCAGGCTCGTCGAGAAGTTTTGCATATATATCTCCTTAGTGTAGCGTGACGTCGGCTCTAAGAATATCGGGTGAGATTCCTTGTCGGGAAACCTGATGACCTTATCCTCTATGGACGGACAGTAACGGGGGCCTGGACTTTCCAAGTCGCCTCTCGCCAAAGGGGATCGAGATAAAGAAGACCTTATGATCTCATGGGTCCTTGGAGTAGATCTCGTTAGATAACAGGAAAAACCCCCATAAACGCGAGGTTCTCCCCAATGGCTGAAGCACAGCGGTTCAGCTGCAGACTGCTGTGCTTTTAAAGATTTAAAATCTATCGTGTCGGCATGAAGCCTCGGCGTCGTATCGGTCCTAAGCCTGTCCACCTCGAATCCAATTTGCCTTAGCGAAGATGATAATTTAAGCGATGGCATTTGACCCAAAGGTCCGGAAGGAAAGCTAACCTGACCTATGAAAACCTTCCCGTTCGTATAAGGTCCAGTCGTTATTATGACGCAGGAGGCGTTATAGATTTGGCCCAACAAAGTTTTAACCCCTACTACACGTCCATCTTCTGTAAGCAGGTCTGTTGCCATAGCCTGGTGGACGTACAGGTTATCTGTAGTCTCCAGTGTTCCTATCATGTGCCTATGGTAATCGGATGGGTCGCACTGAGCTCTAAGTGCCCTTACAGCCGGTCCCTTCGATGTATTAAGCCATCTTATATGAAGGGTCGAAGCGTCCGTGGCCCTGGCTTGTTCTCCGCCCAAGGCATCTATCTCACGAGTTATGTGACCCTTGGCAGGTCCTCCAATGGAGGGATTGCAGGGCATCAGGGCCGTATTATCGAGATAGAGATTAAGTAAAAGAGTACGGGCGCCCATCCGTGCAGAAACCAACGCAGCTTCACATCCTGCATGCCCAGCTCCAACCACTATTACATCGAAGGTATTTTCATCTCGTACAGAAGACATTTAAACTGATAATCCCCCTTGATCAATATGCCAGACTTTTCCAGGAAATTCGCCTATCCTGTCGTCAGCGGTAGCCGCAATCACCTGGCAACCGCTGTTAAAAAGCGCGTTGATCAAACTAGATTTTGCCTCGCTATCGAGCTCCGCCGTAATTTCGTCCAACAATATTATAGGTCTTTTTCTCATCTTGAATTCCACAACCTTCGCAGCAGAGAGCATCAACGTCACGGCGAGCTTTCTCCTCTGACCCCGGCTTAACGCCTCACTGGCAGGTCTGCCTGTTATCGTCATGCTTAAGTCATCTCTATGGGGACCAGCAAGCGATACTCGCCTAGCCATCTCGTCATTTTTAAAGGCCGCTATAGACTTATAGAACCCCTCCAAGGGATCCTCAAATAAGTCACAGCTGCCCTCCTTCATGTCAATTTCGACATCAAAATCAAGCAACGAAGGAGATATCTCTTTAAAGCTTATCTTTAAGAGATCTACTATCGTTCTCCTATAGGACCAAATCCACGCTGCGAGGGGGGCCATCGTCTTTATTATGACAGAGTCATATTGCCCCCTTTTTAAGCTGTGATTTCTATGTCGCAAAAGCTTATTATAATCGTATAATCTTCTGGCATATAAAGGTACTATAAGAGCACACAGCTGATTCAAGAAGTTTCGTCGCACGTATGGTGGTCCATCTACTAAATATACATCGTCGCTCCAGAAGGATAAACAGGGGATGAACGCTCGTAATATTGAAGCATTACCCTGTTTACCAGATATCTCGATAACACGCTTCTCATCGATTGTCATCGATACTGCAAGCTCTTCCTCTCCGCAAAACTTGGAGTGAAGCCTTGCTACACCACGACCTTGCAATTGCCAGTTTACAAGGTCCTTAAGTTTTTTGCGTCGAGACCCCCACCAACCGCAAAGCATGGACAGAGCCTCAAGCGTATTGGTCTTGCCGGAGGCATTTGGGCCGACTATTAAGTTTAGACCTTCATACCAACAGACCCGTTCCGGTTTCAAGTTTTTATAATTCAGCCAATATGTTTGGCTAAATTTCATCCGTTTCTCCTTCTTCTTTTACCATTTCCTCGGGCAATATGACCGGCATAAGGATGTAGAGGAACTTGTCATCCCCAAGCTTTTGCAACCTCATCTGTCCGTGTGTTCCGTTAAAGCTCATTCGCACGATGGGATCTCCGATTGCCTTAAGCCCCTGCAGCAGGTAGGATACGTTAAATCCAACCTTGAGCGGCTCTCCGTCAATATCTGCGTCAACATGAACGAAGGCCTCTCCTACGTTTTGGGCACAGGCGGATATCAGGAGGTTTCCTGCCGGCTTTAGATTTAAGATGACGACCTTATTAAAATCGCGTACAACTATTTCGACCTTTTCAAGAGCATCTATTAGCTGCTGTCGATCTACGATCATCCAGGTGGTCTTATCCGATAAGATTATCTTCTCGTAAGGAGGAAATACGGATTCAACTCTCCTTATGGCCAATTCAATGTCTTCGGTTCTAAAATAGCACTGCGAATCGTCATACAAAATTTCAACGACCGTATCCTCACTTAACGTAGATAATATCCTATCCAATTCATTAATTCCCCTTATTGGAATAAGTAAGCTTTCTGTCCTTTCATGATCCGTTTCTGATAAAATGGCCTCGGATAAAGATAGTCGCTTGCCATCCGTGGCTATCAGCTTAATGGAATCCTCCTTGAACTCCAAGAGAGCACTCGATAGGTATGGTGGAAATTCCTCAGTACTGGAGCCTGTAAAAGAGCCTTCGGAAATGATCCTCGATAGCTCTCTTGCCTCAATGTGACATGCAAGTGTAGCTGAGGCAGATGTGGGCAGTTTTGGAAACTCGTCTGTCGGATAGGTGGTAAAGGTGAATTGGTTTCTGTCGTCCTTTATAATTACCTTTCTATCCGTTGTCTCAATCAGGTATCCTGTGGACAACTTTTTAATGATCTCCCCAACGCCCTTAGTGGGAAAGACGCATTCTCCTTCCTCCTCAATCTTTGCTTCATGTATTGAACATTTTATCGATGTCTTGAGGTCTGTGGCCATTAATGTTATTACATCGTTGTATGCTTTAACATATATGCTTGAAAGCACTGCCATGGATTTAGGTCCCTTTGATGTCCTTTCTGCTATTTGCCAGTTTCTTACCAGTGCTTGGTCGTCTATTTTTATCCTCATGCCGTAGTTCCTCCTGTTATTACTTTTATATTAATAAGTAAAAAGCAGTAATAGTAATAGGTGCAGTGGATGCTGTGGATAAGTCGGTCTTTATGTCTGGGAGCAATACTTTTCCACCGTGGATAAGTATGTGCAAAGCTCGAAAAATTATCCACACTTTGTACGAAAATTTCCACCTTTGAAGCAGGGGTGTGGATTATACATACTTATTCACGGGATGATCGTACGTTGTCCGCCAAGTTATCCACAATCTTTTTCATCTTTACATCCTCTTTTAACATTTCCTCAATCTTTCTGCAGGCGTGAAGAACTGTAGTATGATCCTTTTTATTGAATGCCATTCCTATTTGCTGCAAGCTGGACTCGGTCAACTCCCTGGCTAAATACATGGCTACCTGTCTTGCCAAGGCTAAATCCGCAGTCCTCTTGGAGCTCTTTAAGTCTTCCACATCAAAGCCGAAGTGAGATGCCACGATGTCCTGAATCATCTCTATGGACACCGGACCGACTTTTTGCATCTTTATTATGTCCTTAAGCCATTCAGCAGCGTTTTCTATGGTTATGGGCTCCATATTTAGCTGGGAACATGCTATGATGCGATTTAATGCTCCTTCCAGCTCCCTGATGTTGCTCGGTATGTTTTGAGCTAAAAAGTACACGACATCTTCCGGGATGGTATATCCCTTAAATTCGGCCTTTTTCTGTAGTATAGCTATTCTGGTCTCCAGGTCAGGTGGCTGGATATCGGTCACCAACCCCCACTCGAACCTGGAGACCAATCTCTGCTCGATGCTCTGTATCTCCTTTGGGGGTCTATCCGAGCTCAATACGATTTGGCGCTTTGCATTGTGAAGGCTGTTAAAGGTATGGAAAAATTCCTCCTGAGTGCTTTCCTTGTTGGCCAAAAACTGAATGTCGTCGATAAGGAGTATATCGACGTTCCTAAATTTTGCCTTGAACTCTTGAGTCTTATTGTTCTGTATGGCCGATATCAGCTCGTTGGTGAACTTCTCGGAACTGGCGTATACTACACGTGCTCCCGGGAGATGTTCTAATATGTAATGTCCTATGGCGTGCATGAGATGCGTCTTGCCCAATCCAACGCCTCCCCATATGAAGAGCGGATTGTAGGCTACTCCGGGAGATTCGGCTACAGCTAAGCTTGCTGCATGAGCAAGCCTGTTTGATTTTCCTACGACAAAGGTGTCGAAGTAGTAGTTCGGGTTAAGGCCATCAGGTGGCGGCGGGGCCTGTCTTGCAGCGGTTTCGGCCCTTTTTTGCTCTCCGTCTCTCATCTCGGTGCCCACGACTAGCTCTACTTCTCTGGCCAATCCTCTGCCCGTGACCAGTTCTCTTAGGCCGCCTAGGAAGCGCGATTGAATCTGTTCCTTCACGAACACGTTGGGCACATCCAAGGTTAGAATTCCACCCTCCAGCGATATGGGCAGGCATGTCTTAAGCCATATCTCCGTAGCTCCTTGAGGGAGTTTTTCACGAGCCATCGATAAAACTTCTTTCCACATCTCGTTTAACTTGTCGTTCACGAAAAGCCCCCCTAAGTTATCCACAAACTATACTCAATATTACCACAGAATTTCCACAAAAGTTATCCACATATTCACCAGTTATCTACCATGGGTGTGAATAACTTTTACTGGAGGCTAACGGCAACCATGGGGGTTCTTAAATTGAAACGAATTTAGTGAACATTATAACATGTAGTGGGCAAGCAGCGTGGCGGAGTTATCCACATGTTATCTACATATTGTGAATAACTCCCTGTAAAGTTCTCCACACTTCTCGATCTAATAAGATCATCTTCAGCCTGTAATATGCACTTCATGATGTGCAAGATGATCGGGAATGAAGCTTACAGCCTTATGATGTATCTTTCTACGTTTTCGGGGGAAATTTCACTAGGATGCGGAAAATAAGCGAAACACCTGGGCCAGCCGTAACCGTAACTTGCGGAAAATATGGTCACGCACTGGTTGTCGAAGTTGAGTTTATAGCCTCTGCCTGGAACATATTGGTGTCCCCTGATGAGCAGTTTTGTGCCTGTAAGATTTAAAAAGGCGGATAGGTCATCTGCTGTAAAGGCCTTGGTTCCCCCGCCTCGAGGCCAATATTGTTCGTCCAAGGGATCGTTCCATAAAATCTGAAGGCCGACCGGATCAAAAGCCTGTGCCCCGGCAAGTTCTTTTAGGTCTTTGGGGACGGGCTTGGGCACTCCTCCATGGAGGGCCACAATACTGTCCAAAAGGGCGATCAACGGCAGAGATTCGTACCAGGCCAGGATGTCTTCGATCATGTCCTCGTAACCTTTTGCCAGTAATTCACCTGCGAAGGAATAACGGACGTTCATGTTCCAGTCTTCGTGATTGCCCCTGAGCAGTATGACCCTGTCTTGGTTTCTTGCCTGGAAGGTCAGGATGTCCTCGAGCAGTCCTATACAATCCGATCCCCTGTCCACGTAGTCTCCTAAAAATAGGAATAAGCTATCCCTTTCATCTCCGACAACGTCTATAATGTCCTTTAGGGAATCGCGTTCGCCGTGAAGATCTCCTATAATTACTAAAGGGCTGTCTGCGTCTCTTTCTACCATATTATCGCGACGAAAAGGAAGCCTTATGTTGATCTCGGTGCTTTTGATTAAAAGCTTTCGCAAGCTCATGCATGATCACCCCTTCATGGTTTGGAGGTGTAAGTTGTCTTGAAAAGACCTTTAATTAATATAATAAGCCATACCGATCTGGACGGCGTAGTGGCCGCTGCAGTTGCCTGGTATGCGCTTTATCCTGAAAGCGCACCGCTTCAGATTAATCTGCTGGGGTATGGAGAAATTGACAATGCGATCCTGGAGACCCTTCAATCGGACAGGAAACCTTTAATACTCGATCTTTTTTGTCAAAGGAGGGAGACGATAGATCTCATCGACAGCTACTTTGAGGGCGGATGCCCAATTTGTTTCGATCATCACGAGACGACGTTGCAAAATTGGGGCAACAGGCCTTGGCTTAAGATCGATACCTCCTGTTGTGCTGCCAAGGTATATTACAGCTGGCTCATGTCGCAGGACTTGCCTGACAGCGCAAGACAGCGTTTGATTATCTTATCCGACATTGTTGAAGTAGCCAACGACAGGGACCTGTGGCTGGGACAAAAACCGGAAAGCAGGCTCTGGCAGGCGCTTATCACCATGTGTGGTCCCTGGAGCGTCTTCTGCAGGCTTGTTGCCAATCCTTCTTCCTCTCTCTCCGATGGAGAATATGAAGCAACGACCGAATTTGTCCATGATCAGGAGGCGCGTTTTGCGGAGGCCCTTGAAAAGGTCAAACGTTACGGCGACGACCTGATGGCGATTGGGCCGGAGTTGCTTGAATTTGGAGACGTGTCGGATTTCTGTGGCTTAATCTTAGATAGGACCGAAAATCCGCCAAAGGTGGTGGCGGTGGCCAACAAGAAAGTAACGGGGGAGTGGGCCGTGTCGCTTAGAAGCAGGTCGGGATTGGCCGGTAAAATTACCGGGATGTTGCGTGATGGCAGGAAGGTACGCGGAGGCGGACATGGGGATGCAGCGGCGTTATACTTTCCTCCGCATTATTCCCTGGAACAGATATGTGATTCGATCCTGTCGGCGATAAAATTGGTTTCAGAGCAGGAAAGCCCGATATCGATGACCCTGGGCGACATATTGAAGGGCAAATTAAAGAAGGATTAGGAGAGTTAATTAGCCATGACTGATCGAAAGAAAAGGGCAGCTGTGATATATTCATCTATTGGCACGGGACACAAGACGGCTGCGTACGCCTTATGCGAGTGGTTTTCCAAGGTAAACGTGGATACGATATGCCTTGACGCGTTGGCGTACGTGAACCCCATAATTAGGGGAATTTATGCCCGATCCTACCTGGAGATGGTACGCAAAGCCCCTCAGATCTGGGGCTATTTTTATGAGTCGACCGATTCGCCCGAGGCAAGCATCGGGTTTCTCGCGGGGCTTCATGAGCTTACGGTGAAGCTCAACGCCAGGAAGTTGCTCAAGGTCTTGGCCGACTTTTCTCCTGACGTCATCATCTTTACCCATTTTTTCGCCGCCTCGGCGGTCTCACAGGAGTATAAAGGAAAGGCCCCCATCTTTCTGGTGAATACAGATTTTTTAAGCCACGTCTTCCATCGAGACCGGGAAGTCTACGACGGTTGGTTCATAGCCTCAGAGGAGGCCTTGCTGCAGTACGAAGCGGATGGAATCGATGTAAAAAATGTCCACATATCCGGGATTCCGATTAAGCCTTCCTTTGTTTCCCCTCCTCGCAAGGCCTTAGCCAGGGAAACGCTGGAGCTGCCACAGGATGACGCCGTCCTTCTAGTCATGGGCGGTGGCATAGGCGTTGGTCCCCTTGAGGATGTCGTCGATTCCCTCTCTCAAATAGACAATGCAACGGTATTGACCTTATGCGGCAACAACGAGGAATTAAGGGAATCCATGGAGGAGAGGTTTTCCGACAACGAAAAGGTTAGGATTTTCGGATTCGTCAGGGGAATGGAATATGTATATGCTGCCTCCGATGCAATAGTGATGAAACCGGGGGGGTTATCCACGTCGGAGGTCCTATGCATGGAGCGCCCCTTCTTTTTGTGTGGGGTGATCCCGGGACAGGAACAGAGAAACAGCGACTATTTGCTTGATCGTGGAGCCGCAAAGATAATTTTCGAACCTAGGAAAGCTGCCAACACGCTATTAAGCGTCCTTCAAGACGATAAAGAGCGAAACAGGTTGCTAAGTTCGGCAAAGCGATTGGCAAAGCCCAGGGCAGGCGAATTCATCGCTAACAAGATCTTGGAATCTATTTCATGACAAAGCTTAAGCTCGAAGGAAAGTGATCGATATGGGAGTATATCTCAACAATGCCGCAACCAGTTGGCCAAAGCCGAGGGTTGTGGCGGAAAGCATGGCGAATTTCATACTGAAGGCCGGCGCAAACTTAGCTAGGGGAAGTTCTTCCTGTAGGGATATAAAGACACTTGACATGGTGACAGATTGTCGAGCCAATATAGCTAGCCTTTTTGGCGGATATTGCGATCACGATCCCCGGTATGTGACTTTTACATCGAACGTCACGGAGGCGCTAAACTTGGTGATCAAGGGTTTTTTGAGGCCGGGCATGACGGTCTTGACATCTTCCATGGAGCATAACGCTGTCATGCGACCCTTGAGGCACCTGGAAAGAGACGGCGTAAACCTCGTGGTCGTCCAATGCGACGAAAAAGGGTACATGCATGAGGAAATCTTCGAGGATGAGCTAAAAAAGCATATGCCCGATCTGGTCGTATTGAATCACGCAAGCAACGTCTGCGGGACCTTGCAGGACTTAAAAGCCTTATGTAGGATCTGCCGCGATAAGGGCGTCCCCATAGTGGTGGACGCAGCCCAGACGGCGGGACACATCCCCATATCGGTATCCGAAAACGACATAGCTGCTCTCTGTTTTACCGGCCACAAAGGCCTTTTAGGCCCCCAAGGCATTGGCGGGGTGGTATGGAGGCCGGACTTTGCCGATCGCGTGATGCCTCTTATAGAGGGTGGCACGGGAAGCTTTTCTCACGAGGAGATACAACCTAAAAGATTGCCCGACAAGTTCGAGGCCGGCACCCCCAATTTACCGGGCATAGCAGGGCTGCAGGCAGCCTTACTGTGGGCAGACAATGAAGGCAGGGATAAGTTGGCCGAGAAGCTGAACGAACTGGGAGAAAGGCTTTTGAAAGGCTTGATGCACATAGATGAGGTCATCCTTTACGGACCAATGAATATGGCGGATAGGTTGCCCGTTTTCGCATTGAACGTCAAGGGAATCGACAACGCAAAGCTTGCCCTGGACCTCGACGAGCGTTGGGGCATAGAAACACGTCCGGGATTACACTGCGCTCCCCGTGCCCATATGACGCTTGGGACGTTTCCGGAGGGTGCCCTCAGGGTATCCATAGGTCCCTTCAATACGAACGACGATATAGACGTATTGTTAGATGCCCTGTCGACCCTGGTTAGAGAAAGTCGGGGATAATTATATCTTTTATGGCTACGGCGACGCCGTCTTCGTCGTTTGATGCCGTGACAAAGGTGGCCTTGGCCTTCACTTCCTCCCTGGCGTTGCCCATAGCTATGGAAATCCCTGCTGCTTCAAACATGTTTATGTCGTTTTCCGAGTCGCCTATGACGCATATCTCGTCTCTTGTTATCCCAAAGTGGCCGGCAAGAAATGTTAGGGCTTTTCCCTTGTTGGTCTCTGGATTTCCCATATCTATGTATAGGGGTGATGAGATTGCCACAAAAAGGCGATCGTTAAAATGCGACTTGATCTCATCCCTCATCCTCTCCGTTTCGCTTACGTCGTCGGCGACGGCGAGGAGCTTCGTCGGTTCCTTTTTGGGATTATAAAGTTTATCTCCTGCTACGACTGGCGTGACATCGGAATGTCTGGC is a window from the Acetomicrobium flavidum genome containing:
- the dnaN gene encoding DNA polymerase III subunit beta, coding for MRIKIDDQALVRNWQIAERTSKGPKSMAVLSSIYVKAYNDVITLMATDLKTSIKCSIHEAKIEEEGECVFPTKGVGEIIKKLSTGYLIETTDRKVIIKDDRNQFTFTTYPTDEFPKLPTSASATLACHIEARELSRIISEGSFTGSSTEEFPPYLSSALLEFKEDSIKLIATDGKRLSLSEAILSETDHERTESLLIPIRGINELDRILSTLSEDTVVEILYDDSQCYFRTEDIELAIRRVESVFPPYEKIILSDKTTWMIVDRQQLIDALEKVEIVVRDFNKVVILNLKPAGNLLISACAQNVGEAFVHVDADIDGEPLKVGFNVSYLLQGLKAIGDPIVRMSFNGTHGQMRLQKLGDDKFLYILMPVILPEEMVKEEGETDEI
- a CDS encoding DHH family phosphoesterase; the encoded protein is MKRPLINIISHTDLDGVVAAAVAWYALYPESAPLQINLLGYGEIDNAILETLQSDRKPLILDLFCQRRETIDLIDSYFEGGCPICFDHHETTLQNWGNRPWLKIDTSCCAAKVYYSWLMSQDLPDSARQRLIILSDIVEVANDRDLWLGQKPESRLWQALITMCGPWSVFCRLVANPSSSLSDGEYEATTEFVHDQEARFAEALEKVKRYGDDLMAIGPELLEFGDVSDFCGLILDRTENPPKVVAVANKKVTGEWAVSLRSRSGLAGKITGMLRDGRKVRGGGHGDAAALYFPPHYSLEQICDSILSAIKLVSEQESPISMTLGDILKGKLKKD
- a CDS encoding metallophosphoesterase family protein produces the protein MSLRKLLIKSTEINIRLPFRRDNMVERDADSPLVIIGDLHGERDSLKDIIDVVGDERDSLFLFLGDYVDRGSDCIGLLEDILTFQARNQDRVILLRGNHEDWNMNVRYSFAGELLAKGYEDMIEDILAWYESLPLIALLDSIVALHGGVPKPVPKDLKELAGAQAFDPVGLQILWNDPLDEQYWPRGGGTKAFTADDLSAFLNLTGTKLLIRGHQYVPGRGYKLNFDNQCVTIFSASYGYGWPRCFAYFPHPSEISPENVERYIIRL
- a CDS encoding MGDG synthase family glycosyltransferase, producing MTDRKKRAAVIYSSIGTGHKTAAYALCEWFSKVNVDTICLDALAYVNPIIRGIYARSYLEMVRKAPQIWGYFYESTDSPEASIGFLAGLHELTVKLNARKLLKVLADFSPDVIIFTHFFAASAVSQEYKGKAPIFLVNTDFLSHVFHRDREVYDGWFIASEEALLQYEADGIDVKNVHISGIPIKPSFVSPPRKALARETLELPQDDAVLLVMGGGIGVGPLEDVVDSLSQIDNATVLTLCGNNEELRESMEERFSDNEKVRIFGFVRGMEYVYAASDAIVMKPGGLSTSEVLCMERPFFLCGVIPGQEQRNSDYLLDRGAAKIIFEPRKAANTLLSVLQDDKERNRLLSSAKRLAKPRAGEFIANKILESIS
- the dnaA gene encoding chromosomal replication initiator protein DnaA; translation: MNDKLNEMWKEVLSMAREKLPQGATEIWLKTCLPISLEGGILTLDVPNVFVKEQIQSRFLGGLRELVTGRGLAREVELVVGTEMRDGEQKRAETAARQAPPPPDGLNPNYYFDTFVVGKSNRLAHAASLAVAESPGVAYNPLFIWGGVGLGKTHLMHAIGHYILEHLPGARVVYASSEKFTNELISAIQNNKTQEFKAKFRNVDILLIDDIQFLANKESTQEEFFHTFNSLHNAKRQIVLSSDRPPKEIQSIEQRLVSRFEWGLVTDIQPPDLETRIAILQKKAEFKGYTIPEDVVYFLAQNIPSNIRELEGALNRIIACSQLNMEPITIENAAEWLKDIIKMQKVGPVSIEMIQDIVASHFGFDVEDLKSSKRTADLALARQVAMYLARELTESSLQQIGMAFNKKDHTTVLHACRKIEEMLKEDVKMKKIVDNLADNVRSSRE